The DNA sequence CTCGGCAACCCCGTGCACTACCGCGACGGCCGTACCGAGGGGATCGCGGAGAAGGTGTGGGCGACCGTCCCCGCCGAGGAGCTGTACGCCGCCACGGGGCTGCAGTACGCCCCGTTCAACACCCTGTACCAGCTGGCTGCGGCCCAGGGCACGGCCCAGCTGGCGCGGGCGGAGCGGCTGTTGCTGATCCCGGACCTGCTGACGTACTGGCTCACCGGTGAGCAGGGCACGGAGCTGACCAACGCCTCGACCACCCAGCTCGTCGACCCGCGCACGCGGGACTGGGCGCACGGGGTGGCGCGGCGGCTGGGCATCGACCTCGCTCTGTTCGCGCCGCTGCGTCGGCCCGGGGACCCGGCCGGGGTGCTGCGGCCCGAGGTGCTGGAGGAGACCGGGCTGTCCGGGCCGGTGCCGGTGACGGCGGTCGGGTCGCACGACACCGCCTCCGCGGTCGCCGCGGTGCCCGCCGACGGTGAGCGGTTCGCCTACATCTGCACCGGCACCTGGTCGCTGGCCGGGCTGGAGCTGGACGCACCGGTGCTCTCCGAGGAGAGCCGGGCCGCCAACTTCACCAACGAGCTGGGGCTGGACGGCACGGTCCGCTACCTGCGCAACATCATGGGCCTGTGGCTGCTCCAGGAGTGCCTGCGGGCGTGGGGCGGACCGGATCTGGGCGCCCTGCTCCGCGAGGCGGCCGAGGTGCCGGCGCTGCGGTCGGTGGTGGACGCCGGGGACGCGTCGTTCCTCGCGCCGGGGCGGATGCCGGAGCGGATCGCCGACGCCTGCCGGGCCTCGGGGCAGCCGGTGCCGGTCTCCCCCGCCGAGGTCACGCGCTGCATCCTCGACTCGCTCGCCCTGGCCCACCGCAGGGCCGTCGAGGAGGCGCAGCGGCTCGCCGGGCAGCCGGCCGACGTCGTGCACATCGTGGGCGGCGGCACCCGCAACGCCCTGCTGTGCCAGCTGACCGCGGACGCCTGCGGGCTGCCGGTGGTGGCCGGCCCGACGGAGGCGGCGGCGCTGGGCAACGTGCTGGTGCAGGCCCGGGCGCACGGACGGCTCGGTGACCTCGCCGGAATGCGGCGGCTGCTGGTCCGTACGCAGCCGCTGACCAGGTACGAACCGCGCGGCGGGACGCGGCGGTGGCAGGCGGCCCAGGCCCGCCTCGCCCGGGACTGACGGGGTCTCCCCGGGCCCCACTCCCCGGACTACTGTTCATACGACCGATGATCGATGTGCAAGGAGCCGCGATGCGTGTCGCTCTGTTCCTCACCTGTGTCAACGACACGCTCTATCCGGACACCGGCCGCGCGGTGGTGAAACTGCTGACCAGGCTGGGCGTCGAGGTCGACTTCCCGATGGCGCAGACCTGTTGCGGTCAGGCGCACTACAACACGGGCTACCGGCACGAGGCCGAGCCGCTCGCCCGGCACTTCTCCGAAGTCTTCGGGGAGTACGAGGCGATCGTGACCCCGTCCGGTTCGTGCGGGGCGATGGTGCGGGAGCTGTACCCGCGGATGGGTGAGCGGGCCCGGGCGGAGGGCCGCGGGGACACCCTGGCGGCGACGCTGGCGCCGGTGGTGCCCAAGACGTACGAACTCACGGAGTTCCTGGTGGACGTGCTGGGGGTGACGGACGTCGGGGCGTACTACCCGCACAAGGTGACCTATCACCCGACCTGTCACGGGCTGCGCGGACTGGGCCTGGGCGAGCGGCCGCTGCGGCTGCTGCGGGCGGTGAAGGGGCTGGAGCTGGCCGAGCTGCCGGGCGCCGAGGAGTGCTGCGGCTTCGGCGGCACCTTCGCCCTGAAGAACGCCGACGTCTCGGCGGCGATGGGCACCGACAAGGTGCGCAACGCCGAGTCGACCGGCGCCGAGGTGCTGTGCGCGGCGGACAACTCGTGCCTGATGCACATCGGCGGGACGATGACCAGGCTGCGGACCGGCATGCGGCCGGTGCACATCGCGGAGATCCTGGCGAGCACGGAGGAGGAACCGGCCGTATGAGCGGAACGTTCGTGGGCATGCCGGCGTTCCCGGCGGCCGCCCGGGACGCCGTGCGCGACACCACCCTGCGCGGCAACCTGCGGCACGCCACGCACACCATCCGGGCCAAGCGGGCGAACGCCGTCGCGGAGCTGGCCGACTGGGCGGAGCTGCGGGAGGCCGGCAAGCGGATCAAGGACCACACGCTGCGTCATCTCGACCACTACCTCGTGCGGTTGGAGGAGTCGGTGACGGCGGCGGGCGGCACCGTGCACTGGGCCGCCGACGCCGACGAGGCCAACCGGATCGTGACCCGGCTGGTCAAGGAGACCGGCGAGTCGGAGGTCGTCAAGGTCAAGTCGATGGCCACGCAGGAGATCGGGCTCAACGAGGCGCTGGAGGAGGAGGGCATCCGCGCCTACGAGACCGATCTGGCCGAACTGATCGTGCAGTTGGGCAAGGACCGGCCCTCGCACATCCTCGTCCCGGCGATCCACCGCAACCGCGGGGAGATCCGGGAGATCTTCGCCCGGGAGATGGGCGAGTGGGGCCGCCCCGCCCCGGACGGGCTGACGGACACCCCCGCCGAACTCGCCGAGGCGGCGCGGCTGCACCTGCGGGAGAAGTTCCTGCGCGCCAAGGTCGGCATCTCCGGCGCCAACTTCATGGTGGCCGAGACCGGCACCCTGGTGGTGGTCGAGTCGGAGGGCAACGGGCGGATGTGCCTGACCCTGCCCGAGACGCTGATCTCCGTCGTCGGCATCGAGAAGATCGTGCCGACCTGGCAGGACCTGGAGGTGTTCCTGCAGACCCTGCCCCGCTCCTCGACCGCCGAGCGGATGAACCCGTACACCTCCACGTGGACCGGCACCACCGACGGGGACGGCCCTCGGACCTTCCACCTGGTCCTGCTGGACAACGGCCGCACCGACACCCTCGCCGACGAGGTGGGCCGGCAGGCGCTGCGCTGCATCCGCTGCTCGGCCTGCCTCAACGTGTGCCCGGTGTACGAGCGGGCCGGCGGCCACGCCTACGGCTCGGTCTACCCGGGCCCGATCGGCGCCATCCTCAGCCCCCAACTGCGGGGCATCGGCAGCGAGATCGACGCCTCCCTGCCGTACGCCTCCTCGCTGTGCGGCGCCTGCTACGAGGTCTGCCCGGTCGCCATCGACATTCCCGAGGTGCTGGTGCACCTGCGGGAGCGGGTGGTGGAGGGCGGTCAGGTGACGCGGGCGGGCAACAAGGTGGTGCTGCAACCCGCCAAGGGCCACGCCGCGGAGCGGGCCGCGATGCGCGCCGCGCGCTGGGCGTTCACCCGCCCGGGCGTGCTGCGGGCCGGCCAGCGCCTCGCCTCGCGCACCCGGCGCGTCCATCCGCGCACCCTGCCGGGCCCCGGCCGGGCGTGGAGCGGGACCCGGGACCTGCCGCCGGTGCCGGCGGAGCCGTTCCGGGACTGGTGGCAGCGGACACGGAACGGAAAGGGCGGTGCCCGGTGAGCAGCAGGGAACGGATCCTGGGCCGGGTGCGGCGCGCCCTCGCCGACGTCCCGGAGGACGACACCCCGTACGAGCGGGCGGTCGTCCGTGACTACCTGCGCGAGCACGGTGGGCGCACCGTCGAGCAGACGGTGGACCTCCTCGCGGAGAACCTGGCCGACTACCGGGCGGTGGTGCACCGCACCGACGCCGACGGGCTGCCGGGACTGCTCGCCGGGCTGCTCGCGGCGCGCGGCGCGTCGACAGTGCTGGTGCCGCCCGGCCTGGACGAGGGCTGGCTCGCGGCGGCCGGGGTGACCCGGGTGGCGGACCGGGCGGAGAGCACCCCGGCCGAACTGGACCGGCTCGACAGCGTGGTGACCGCGTGCGCGGTCGCCGTCGCGGAGACGGGCACGATCGTGCTGGACGGCTCCCCCGACCAGGGCCGGCGCCGCATCACCCTGGTCCCCGACCACCACATCTGTGTGGTCCGGGTCCCGGACCAGGTCGTCTCCTCCGTCCCCCAGGCGCTCGAACGCCTCGACGCGGCCCGTCCGCTGACCTGGATCTCCGGCCCGTCGGCGACCAGCGACATCGAGCTGGACCGGGTGGAGGGCGTGCACGGACCGCGCACGCTGGAGGTCGTCCTGGTCGGCTGAGTCCCCCTCCGGGGGTGTCGGTGGGTACACCCCCGGAAACGGGTTCTGCGCCCCGTGTGGCGGCGCCGCCCGCTCCGTAGCGTCTTCCCCGTGGCACAGGGGGTGCCGGACGGAGGACATGACCATGGTGCGCAACGGGGCACGACGCGGCCACGACCCGGGGCCCGCCCCCGAGGCCCTGCGGCTGGTGAAGGTCACCAAGTCGTACGGCACCGGGGACGGCGCCGTGACCGCCCTGGACGGGGTGACGCTGGGGCTGGCGCGGGGGACGTTCACCGCGGTGATGGGACCGTCGGGCTCGGGCAAGTCGACGCTGCTGCAGTGCGCGGCGGGTCTGGACCGGCCGGACAGCGGGATCGTGCGGGTCGACGGGACCGAGCTGACCGGCGGCGGTGAGGCGGAGCTGACGAGGTTCCGGCGGGGGCGGATCGGGTTCGTGTTCCAGCAGTACAACCTGCTGGAGACGCTGACCGTCGAGCAGAACACGGTGCTGCCGCTGAAGCTGGCGGGCCGGCGCGTGGACCGCGGGCGGGTCCGGGAGGTCCTGGCCGCCGTCGGTCTGGGCGACCGGCTCGGGCACCGGCCCGGCCGGCTGTCGGGTGGTCAGCGGCAGCGGGTGGCGATCGCGCGGGCGCTGGTCACCGAGCCCCGGGTGGTCTTCGCGGACGAGCCGACCGGTGCCCTGGACCTCCGCAGCGCGCGGGAGGTGCTGGCGCTGCTGCAGCGGTCGGTGCGGGTGCACGGGCGGACCGTGGTAATGGTGACGCACGATCCGGTCGCCGCCTCCTACGCCGACAGTGTGCTATTCCTCGCGGACGGCCGGCTCGCGGGCCGGCTGGACGCGCCGACGGCGGACGCGGTGGCCGAGCGGCTGGCGCACCTGGGCGACGACATGACGGCGGGGGTGTGAGCCGTGCTGGTACTGGCTCTGCGGTCGGTCCGGCAGCGGCCCGGACGGTTCCTCGCGACGCTGCTGTCCGCCTTCCTGGGCGCGGCGATCATCATGGCCTTCCACTCGATGCACGACACCGCCGGCCGGCCGGGCGTGGACCCGGTCAGCTCCGAGACGCTCCACACGGCGGCCGGTGTGGTCGGCGGGTACGGCACGCTGCTGGTGTTCTTCGCCGTCGCCTCCACGCTGACGGTGAACGTGCGGCAGCGGGCGGCCGAACTGGAGTTGCTGCGCTGCTCGGGGGCGACCCCGGCGCAGCTGAAGCGGATGGTCGTGGGTGAGGCGGCGGTGGTGGCCCTGGCGGGCGCGGCGCTGGCGGTCCTCCCGGCGGTGCTCGGCGGGCGGCTGCTGCTGGAGGTGTTCCAGGACAGCGGGCAGGTCGCCCGGTCGGTCGGCCACTCCTTCGGGATCATCGCGCTGACGTCCGGGGTCGGCATCACCCTGCTCGCGGCGGCGGGCGCGGCGTTCCTCGCGCTGCGCCGGGCGGCGCGGGGGGAGCAACGGCGGGGCAGGGCGCGGGCGTTCCTCGCGTACGCGGCGCTGCTGGCCGGTGCCGCCGCCGTGTGCTCCACCTTCGCGTTCTCGGCGACGGACGCCGCGCTGATGGCGCCGCCCGCGTACGGGGCGATCCTGCTGTCGGTGGGGCTGGCGCTGAGGGCGCCGCGGCTGCTGAAGGGCGTGCTCGGCCGGCTGGCGCCGGGCGGGGCGAGCGGCTGGCTGGCGGTGCGGAACCTGCGGCAGCGCTCCGGGCGGCTCGCCGGGATCCTGATGTCGCTGATCCTGTTCACGGCGGTGTCGACGGCGACGCTGACCATGCAGGCGGTGGAGAGCGAGGCCGTCGCGGCCTCGGGCCTGGTGAAGTCG is a window from the Streptomyces capillispiralis genome containing:
- a CDS encoding rhamnulokinase, coding for MSAVQSYAAVDLGASSGRVMVGRVGPDSLELTEAHRFPNRPVRVPEGLRWDVLGLYAGVLDGLRRAGQVDSVGIDSWAVDYGLLDADGALLGNPVHYRDGRTEGIAEKVWATVPAEELYAATGLQYAPFNTLYQLAAAQGTAQLARAERLLLIPDLLTYWLTGEQGTELTNASTTQLVDPRTRDWAHGVARRLGIDLALFAPLRRPGDPAGVLRPEVLEETGLSGPVPVTAVGSHDTASAVAAVPADGERFAYICTGTWSLAGLELDAPVLSEESRAANFTNELGLDGTVRYLRNIMGLWLLQECLRAWGGPDLGALLREAAEVPALRSVVDAGDASFLAPGRMPERIADACRASGQPVPVSPAEVTRCILDSLALAHRRAVEEAQRLAGQPADVVHIVGGGTRNALLCQLTADACGLPVVAGPTEAAALGNVLVQARAHGRLGDLAGMRRLLVRTQPLTRYEPRGGTRRWQAAQARLARD
- a CDS encoding (Fe-S)-binding protein, with amino-acid sequence MRVALFLTCVNDTLYPDTGRAVVKLLTRLGVEVDFPMAQTCCGQAHYNTGYRHEAEPLARHFSEVFGEYEAIVTPSGSCGAMVRELYPRMGERARAEGRGDTLAATLAPVVPKTYELTEFLVDVLGVTDVGAYYPHKVTYHPTCHGLRGLGLGERPLRLLRAVKGLELAELPGAEECCGFGGTFALKNADVSAAMGTDKVRNAESTGAEVLCAADNSCLMHIGGTMTRLRTGMRPVHIAEILASTEEEPAV
- a CDS encoding LutB/LldF family L-lactate oxidation iron-sulfur protein; the protein is MSGTFVGMPAFPAAARDAVRDTTLRGNLRHATHTIRAKRANAVAELADWAELREAGKRIKDHTLRHLDHYLVRLEESVTAAGGTVHWAADADEANRIVTRLVKETGESEVVKVKSMATQEIGLNEALEEEGIRAYETDLAELIVQLGKDRPSHILVPAIHRNRGEIREIFAREMGEWGRPAPDGLTDTPAELAEAARLHLREKFLRAKVGISGANFMVAETGTLVVVESEGNGRMCLTLPETLISVVGIEKIVPTWQDLEVFLQTLPRSSTAERMNPYTSTWTGTTDGDGPRTFHLVLLDNGRTDTLADEVGRQALRCIRCSACLNVCPVYERAGGHAYGSVYPGPIGAILSPQLRGIGSEIDASLPYASSLCGACYEVCPVAIDIPEVLVHLRERVVEGGQVTRAGNKVVLQPAKGHAAERAAMRAARWAFTRPGVLRAGQRLASRTRRVHPRTLPGPGRAWSGTRDLPPVPAEPFRDWWQRTRNGKGGAR
- a CDS encoding LutC/YkgG family protein; this translates as MSSRERILGRVRRALADVPEDDTPYERAVVRDYLREHGGRTVEQTVDLLAENLADYRAVVHRTDADGLPGLLAGLLAARGASTVLVPPGLDEGWLAAAGVTRVADRAESTPAELDRLDSVVTACAVAVAETGTIVLDGSPDQGRRRITLVPDHHICVVRVPDQVVSSVPQALERLDAARPLTWISGPSATSDIELDRVEGVHGPRTLEVVLVG
- a CDS encoding ABC transporter ATP-binding protein codes for the protein MVRNGARRGHDPGPAPEALRLVKVTKSYGTGDGAVTALDGVTLGLARGTFTAVMGPSGSGKSTLLQCAAGLDRPDSGIVRVDGTELTGGGEAELTRFRRGRIGFVFQQYNLLETLTVEQNTVLPLKLAGRRVDRGRVREVLAAVGLGDRLGHRPGRLSGGQRQRVAIARALVTEPRVVFADEPTGALDLRSAREVLALLQRSVRVHGRTVVMVTHDPVAASYADSVLFLADGRLAGRLDAPTADAVAERLAHLGDDMTAGV
- a CDS encoding FtsX-like permease family protein, giving the protein MLVLALRSVRQRPGRFLATLLSAFLGAAIIMAFHSMHDTAGRPGVDPVSSETLHTAAGVVGGYGTLLVFFAVASTLTVNVRQRAAELELLRCSGATPAQLKRMVVGEAAVVALAGAALAVLPAVLGGRLLLEVFQDSGQVARSVGHSFGIIALTSGVGITLLAAAGAAFLALRRAARGEQRRGRARAFLAYAALLAGAAAVCSTFAFSATDAALMAPPAYGAILLSVGLALRAPRLLKGVLGRLAPGGASGWLAVRNLRQRSGRLAGILMSLILFTAVSTATLTMQAVESEAVAASGLVKSVDAKNLETLNFTVVGIIVVFVCVMLVNSLYAATAYREREFGQQRLAGATPGQVLGVVGAESLVLTVTGLLFGTLAALAGIVPFTVVRGDAVLPQQTAGVWAVVASIGAVATLGTSLATARRVLRTPAVRAVSATA